The nucleotide window AACACCTAGCATAAGATTTTCTAATATTGTACCACTAAACAAAAACGTATCTTGTGATATGTATGCAATATTGTCTCTTATCCACTCAAGTTTTATGTCTTCCATATTACTCCCGTTAATTATTATTTCTCCACTATCTATTTTGTATAAATTAAGTAACAATTTTGCAAGTGTAGTTTTTCCCGATCCGCTCTCTCCTACAATTGCTATTTTCTCTCCTTTTTTTATATACATATTAATATCTTTAAGAATCAATCTTCTTGTCCCATACCTAAAATTAAGATTCTTTATTTCTATATCTCCTGCCAAACTAACCAAATCTAACTTTTTATACTCATTTTTAGTTTTCTCAATTTCTAAGTCTAACACCTCTCCTAATCTATCAGCTGCAACAACCGCTGTTTGAACATCTGATTGAAGGTTTATAAGATTTTTTACTGGATCTAAAAAATATATCAATAGTGAATTAAACGTAATCAAACTACCCACTGTCATATCTCCATTTATAACACTTAATCCCCCAACCCATAATATTATAATTTCACCTACTAACCCCACAAACATCTTAAGAGATGCTTGCACATTCTCCATTAAATTCAATTTAAATGTGCTGTTTAGTAACTTAACAAATTTACTCTCAGCTTTTAGTGCCACCCTCTCTTCGGCATTATATACTTTAACTGTTTGTATCCCTGTTAATGTCTCTACCATATATGATGTCAAACTTGCATTATCTTCCATCTTTATCTGATTAACTTTTTTATATGCTTTATTGAATATAAATACAATCATTCCATATAACAAAACTATCACCAAAGCAATAGCAAATAACTTTGCATTTTGATTCCATAAAATAATTGCACCCAAAAATGCCATAATCACATCGATCATAATTGTAAGTGTAGCTTTAGATATCGCACTTCTTACTACACTCGCATCACTAAATCTAGATATTATCTCACCGATTTTCCTATTACTAAAAAACTTCATTGGTAATGCAATAACGTGCTTGTAATACCCCAACAACAAAACTATGTCTAATTTTTGACTTAAATATACTAATAAATGTGATCTTATTGCGTTTAAAACAACACTAAATAAATTTAGTAAAATAACACCTATAGATAATGTAGTCAATGTAGCTTTAAATCCACTCGGTAAAACAGTGTCTATCAATTCTCTAAAATAAAAAGCTCCTACTATGCCAAGAATGGTATACATTATTGATATTATAAAAATATGAAAAATTAATTTTTTTTGTGGTATTAATAAACGAAAAAAACGCTTAAGTACTCCCTCTGTCTCATCCTTTGAAATAAACTTTTCACTCTTTTCAACTAATATTAAAACTCCACTCCATTGATATTTAGGTAACTTATCTTCTTTTTTTGTATCCCCAAAAAACTCCTCTATCTTAATTTTTACAATACCAACTGCTGGGTCAGCTATAATTACTTGTTTTTTTGTTATCTTATGCACAACCACATAGTGAAGTAGATTTCCATCAACCACAACGTGCGCTATACAAGGTAACTTAATCCCTGACAAAAAAGCCTCTCTATCTCCTCTCACTCCCCTTGCATTAAATCCTAGTTCTTGCAATGCTTTTATAACACCAAATGCATTAGTCCCATGCTTGTCCGTTCCAGCAATCTCCCTGATTTTTGCAATACTTATATTGTATTTATTTTGTTTACATATAGTCGCTATACATGCTGCCCCACAATCGGTTATGTCATGCTGCTTCACACAATAATATTTCATAAAATCTATCCTGCACCCTTCCATATCTTGTAAAAAGAACAGCTTAAGAATTTAATAATTTTAAATTCTTAAGACCACTCTTCTTCATTATTGACTAAAAATTGTTTTTTATACCTTTAAGCAAATCCATACTACAAATTTCCCCAAATTCATAACTACTTTTCCCCTAAAAGTATTTTCCCTTTTCCTAAATAACCTAAACCTGCTCCAAAGGCCACAACTCCAAGAATTGGTGACGCTAACACACCTACGAAGACAGCATTCGCCACAAGCACAGATCCAACTACAGTATACGTTAAGTTCTTATAGTCTTGACTCCCTCCATCAACGTTTAGCATTTCTTCCTCTTTTAAATCATACAAACTACATTTAAATTCTTCTCCCATTTTTTATTCTCTTTTCTTTCTTTTTTAATTTTGGGTTGTTACAACTTGTACTTTTTTAGTATTTTTTTACACAAAAGTTATATTGTATAGTATTTGTCATGTCAATAGTTTTTTTAATTTTTTGTATTTTTTCACTATAATAAATTTATATAATTAACTTTTACATATTTTTCTATGTCTATGCTAAATTTATTAGAAACTGTATAGAAACATATCCAAGATGCAACAATCAATAAGCAACTACTAATCTCTCTAAAAAATAAATTAGGAATATACGCCACCAATAAAATTAGACCTACTATAAAATTTATTTTAGATAATATTCTACTTCTGATGTATTTGTTAATTTGCAATTCCCTAAATGCTTTTTTTAGTTCATCTATACACAGAATTAACAATGGTACATTTACTATCCACCTAAATACTACTATTACTTGTTCAAAATTATGTGTCACAACTAATTTCACCCTTTTTTAAATTATTTACATTTTAGCATACCACCTGTCTCAAGACACGCTATACCTGTCCCAAGTGCCGCTACCCCTATTACTGGTGAACAACTAACACTCATAAAAACTGAACCAGTAAGAAGTACAACCCCAGCAAATGTAAAAGATATCTGGCTAAACTTATTCATTCCTCCCTCTACCTGCATAATTTCTTCATTTGTTAATTCGCTAATTATTCCTTTTTTCATCATTTTCACCACTCCAATGCTTTTTAACATACTGCAAGTTTTTGGTTTTTCCCTAAAAAAACCACTTTATGTAATAAGTGTAACTTATTTATCTCTTCGAGTCAAGATATGTCTTGTGTTTTTTGTAAATTTGTGTAACTTTAACAATAATTGTTTGTTATTTCCAGGCAAAATTTGTATTTTTGTTTAAAAAACATTATTTAAAAACGCTAAACTAGAACTCTACTCCTAATTTAGCGCCCATTATCGTATTTAAAATTAATATCTACCCAATCCATATGGATTACAACAAGACCCATACGAACTGTTATCTCTATCATTTGGCTTTATTTGATTTAATCCATACATATATTGATTAGGCATACTAATACTATGTCCGTACATTTGCCCAGGAACGCCACTTTGCATATACATATCTTGCATACAATTCTGCATACAATTTGGTTGACTTTGTGTCCAAACATCTGAAAAATAATTTGGCAATGTCCCTTGCATATATGAATAATCTCCTTGTGTACCCTGCCACCAACCAGGTGTACCTTGTTGTACAGGCTTTCCTCCTCCTGCGAACTGTAATCCTCCTGTAGCCATCATTGGGCAAATTGGGCTCATACAATATGGGCAATATGTGCCTGGTTTCTGCTCTGTTGCCTTATTAGTTTCCTCTTTTTTAGGTTGCCTTTCCTCTCCAATTTCATCATTTAATTCATTACACTCTTTCATCAAAAATTCATCCTCCTTCAAACTATACCTAGTTTATATTATGTAGGATATAAAAAAAGGTTCCCTCTATTTGGGAAACCCTATAAAATCTCGCCTTTAAATAATAGTTGTCCATTAACCCACGCCAAAAAACTTAGAATTTAAAAAGTATTTAAGTTATACACTCTCTTTGCATTTTCCATTGTCACCTTTGCTATATATTCCGAAGATGTTTCTTTTATATCTGCTATCTTATCTACAATATACTTTAAGTAGGACGAATCGTTTCTTCCTCCTCTGAATGGCTCTGGAGTTAAATATGGCAAATCTGTCTCTATTAAGAGT belongs to Clostridiales bacterium and includes:
- a CDS encoding peptidase domain-containing ABC transporter produces the protein MEGCRIDFMKYYCVKQHDITDCGAACIATICKQNKYNISIAKIREIAGTDKHGTNAFGVIKALQELGFNARGVRGDREAFLSGIKLPCIAHVVVDGNLLHYVVVHKITKKQVIIADPAVGIVKIKIEEFFGDTKKEDKLPKYQWSGVLILVEKSEKFISKDETEGVLKRFFRLLIPQKKLIFHIFIISIMYTILGIVGAFYFRELIDTVLPSGFKATLTTLSIGVILLNLFSVVLNAIRSHLLVYLSQKLDIVLLLGYYKHVIALPMKFFSNRKIGEIISRFSDASVVRSAISKATLTIMIDVIMAFLGAIILWNQNAKLFAIALVIVLLYGMIVFIFNKAYKKVNQIKMEDNASLTSYMVETLTGIQTVKVYNAEERVALKAESKFVKLLNSTFKLNLMENVQASLKMFVGLVGEIIILWVGGLSVINGDMTVGSLITFNSLLIYFLDPVKNLINLQSDVQTAVVAADRLGEVLDLEIEKTKNEYKKLDLVSLAGDIEIKNLNFRYGTRRLILKDINMYIKKGEKIAIVGESGSGKTTLAKLLLNLYKIDSGEIIINGSNMEDIKLEWIRDNIAYISQDTFLFSGTILENLMLGVQETTMDKIIEAAKIAQAHKFINEMPQRYFTVLDENGGNLSGGQRQRLAIARAMLKKPDILILDEATSNLDSITESALEDTINEFSKGMTTIFIAHRLSTIKNCDVIYVMDKGSIIEQGTHEELIALGGQYAKLVKRQSLT